From the genome of Scytonema hofmannii PCC 7110, one region includes:
- a CDS encoding PadR family transcriptional regulator, protein MDDKDFYSGLIRLHILHHAVHETIFGLGIIEELARHGYKLSAGTLYPMLHDMERKGYLHSTVERSGRHSRRVYCATPLGKQVLEDAKQKVKELFGELFEDRG, encoded by the coding sequence ATGGATGACAAAGATTTTTACTCCGGTCTAATTCGACTTCACATTCTTCATCATGCAGTTCATGAGACAATTTTTGGTTTGGGTATAATTGAAGAATTAGCGCGACACGGCTACAAGCTGAGTGCAGGAACCCTTTATCCAATGCTTCATGACATGGAACGCAAGGGCTATCTTCACTCAACCGTTGAACGTTCGGGAAGACATTCGCGCCGAGTTTATTGCGCGACCCCATTGGGTAAACAAGTTTTAGAAGATGCCAAACAAAAAGTTAAAGAACTGTTCGGAGAATTATTTGAAGATAGGGGTTAG
- a CDS encoding Imm5 family immunity protein gives MAIPSELQNLIQEALESVYRHPQHDLNLGDRHAIWAAFGDNGHLRRTALAISTVRHVLPIWNRRFKNDDRPQQILTLAEKVISGDVSKAFAEKESQHLWRQMQQLGYDDSGMAFTVGCAAVASLDTAIFDENFDPDEIDFNLTDNRDTEANDAAFFAACAYANGAVWETISGKSDSAKRLEFWSWWLNVDVPYAWEVIKDEKIDIPLPEAS, from the coding sequence ATGGCGATTCCCTCTGAGCTACAAAATCTGATTCAAGAGGCTTTAGAATCAGTGTATCGTCATCCCCAGCATGACTTAAATCTAGGTGATCGTCATGCTATTTGGGCGGCATTTGGTGATAATGGTCATCTAAGACGTACAGCACTAGCAATCTCTACAGTCCGTCATGTACTCCCGATTTGGAATCGAAGATTCAAGAATGATGATAGACCGCAACAAATTCTTACCCTAGCGGAAAAAGTTATTTCTGGAGATGTTAGTAAAGCTTTCGCAGAAAAAGAGAGCCAACATTTATGGCGACAAATGCAACAATTAGGTTATGACGATTCGGGTATGGCTTTTACTGTTGGATGTGCAGCAGTTGCATCGCTTGATACTGCAATTTTTGATGAAAATTTTGACCCGGATGAGATTGATTTTAATCTGACAGATAATCGAGATACAGAAGCGAATGATGCTGCTTTCTTTGCTGCTTGTGCTTATGCAAATGGTGCAGTGTGGGAGACTATTTCTGGAAAATCAGATTCTGCGAAGCGTTTGGAATTTTGGTCGTGGTGGTTAAATGTTGATGTTCCCTATGCGTGGGAGGTTATAAAAGATGAGAAGATAGATATTCCTTTGCCTGAAGCTTCTTAA
- a CDS encoding CHAT domain-containing protein, with amino-acid sequence MLCEIPVRILFLAADPSDASRLRSQQELRDIEDRLRIAKELGKYKLENHGSVRVDDITRAIFDVNPHIIHFSGHGIHTGELCFENESGNIQLVKPDALAALFKLFASQVYCIVLNACHSEIQAKAIAEHIPFVIGMNDAIGDRAAIAFAVGFYEALAANRSIEEAYDFGCVRIQLQGFPEHLKPVIYQKQPLISFPTSEPKKTIANPFIPQVGRVEDPRQFFGRERDIQRVFEVLESGSSVALIGEEGIGKSSLLWAICQQAETRLESPRLPIFLDLNEIGNESDFYIALCDKLDIPECKGYKLTRSLRQHPKKVLLAIDNVAKFTWKGFTRQVRDQLRALAEGNDAPIRLILAASEPLDNLFNDSHDKGKTSPLAGICQEEQIKRWDETTMRDFIANRLAGTGVSFSEETITQLVQQSDGHPRRLVQICYRAFAQYVGGML; translated from the coding sequence ATGCTCTGTGAAATTCCTGTAAGAATCCTGTTTTTAGCAGCAGATCCGAGCGACGCTTCTCGTTTGCGATCGCAGCAAGAGTTGCGGGATATTGAAGACAGGTTGCGAATAGCCAAAGAACTAGGAAAATACAAGCTAGAGAATCATGGATCTGTTCGCGTCGATGATATTACACGGGCAATATTTGATGTTAACCCGCATATTATACATTTCTCCGGGCATGGTATTCATACAGGCGAACTTTGCTTTGAGAACGAAAGTGGTAATATTCAGCTAGTCAAGCCGGATGCTTTGGCTGCATTGTTTAAATTGTTCGCATCGCAAGTCTACTGTATAGTATTGAACGCTTGTCATTCTGAAATTCAAGCAAAAGCAATTGCCGAACACATCCCGTTTGTGATAGGGATGAATGATGCGATCGGCGATCGAGCAGCGATCGCATTTGCTGTGGGTTTTTACGAAGCATTAGCAGCAAATCGTTCCATTGAAGAAGCGTATGATTTTGGTTGTGTACGGATTCAACTTCAAGGTTTTCCAGAGCACCTCAAACCAGTCATTTATCAGAAACAACCTCTGATTTCCTTTCCAACATCAGAACCTAAAAAAACAATTGCAAATCCTTTTATTCCCCAAGTAGGTAGAGTTGAAGATCCAAGACAGTTTTTTGGACGGGAACGAGACATTCAACGGGTGTTTGAGGTGCTAGAAAGTGGTAGTAGTGTTGCTTTGATAGGAGAGGAGGGGATTGGCAAATCGTCTTTGCTATGGGCAATTTGCCAACAAGCTGAAACTCGGCTTGAATCACCACGTCTGCCAATTTTCCTTGATTTGAATGAAATTGGTAATGAAAGTGACTTTTACATTGCTTTATGCGACAAACTGGATATCCCTGAATGCAAAGGCTACAAACTAACTCGTAGTTTACGACAGCATCCAAAAAAAGTACTGCTGGCTATAGATAATGTGGCGAAATTTACTTGGAAGGGATTTACTCGCCAAGTCAGAGATCAGTTGCGTGCTTTGGCAGAAGGAAATGATGCTCCTATACGATTGATTCTTGCTGCGAGTGAACCACTAGATAACTTATTTAATGACAGTCACGATAAAGGTAAAACATCACCGCTAGCAGGTATTTGTCAAGAGGAACAAATCAAGCGTTGGGATGAAACGACTATGCGTGATTTTATTGCCAATCGGTTGGCTGGAACTGGTGTAAGTTTTTCAGAGGAGACAATAACTCAACTCGTACAGCAAAGTGACGGACACCCTCGACGACTTGTGCAAATATGCTACCGAGCTTTTGCTCAGTATGTGGGGGGTATGTTATGA
- the purQ gene encoding phosphoribosylformylglycinamidine synthase subunit PurQ, translating to MKFGVVVFPGSNCDRDVAYVTKNLMGQPTRMVWHQDTELSDLDVVIIPGGFSYGDYLRCGAIAQFSPVMQQVIEHAQKGKPVLGICNGFQVLTEAGLLPGALARNQDLHFICDRVPVKVERTDLSWTQNYQTGEIITLPIAHGEGRFYADEKTLSEIEDNGQVLFRYEGDNPNGSLNNIAGICNSKGNVLGMMPHPERASDSMLGNSDGLKLFQGLLEKVTALV from the coding sequence ATGAAATTTGGTGTTGTTGTTTTTCCCGGTTCTAACTGCGATCGCGATGTTGCCTATGTCACAAAAAACTTGATGGGGCAACCAACTCGCATGGTTTGGCATCAAGACACCGAGCTTTCCGATCTTGATGTTGTTATTATACCTGGCGGTTTTAGTTACGGAGATTACCTCCGCTGTGGTGCCATAGCGCAGTTTTCTCCCGTGATGCAACAAGTTATAGAACACGCTCAAAAGGGTAAACCAGTTCTTGGTATATGCAACGGGTTTCAAGTGCTGACTGAGGCGGGGCTGCTACCTGGAGCATTGGCGCGAAATCAAGACTTACATTTTATTTGCGATCGCGTTCCTGTCAAAGTTGAGCGTACAGATCTTTCCTGGACACAAAATTATCAAACAGGCGAAATCATTACATTGCCTATCGCTCACGGAGAAGGGCGATTTTATGCAGATGAGAAGACGCTATCAGAGATAGAAGATAACGGTCAAGTGCTGTTTCGCTATGAGGGGGATAATCCCAATGGTTCGCTAAACAACATTGCTGGGATTTGCAATTCTAAAGGTAACGTGTTGGGGATGATGCCTCATCCTGAGAGAGCATCTGACTCCATGTTAGGCAATAGCGATGGGCTGAAGTTATTCCAAGGGCTGTTGGAGAAAGTTACCGCACTGGTATAG